The DNA window tttaaaaaacactcatcttggggcttccctggtggttcagtggtaaagaatcagcctgccaatgctgtagacacgggttcgatccttgatctgagaagatcccacatgctttgcagcaactaagcctgtgggccactaTTGAGCCTGGgcgctagagcccaggagctgcaactactgaagtctgtgttctgcaacaaaagaagccactccAGTGAGAagtctgtgttctgcaacaaaagaagccactccagtgagaagtctgagcactgcagCTAGCAAGTAGCCCCAGCTTGCCTCATCTAAAGATAAGCCCCAGCAGTTtagaagacccagaacagccattaaaaaaaagaaatcatctcATCTTGAAGtccatattttatgtttattggtGTCTCTATTTTTCTACTATGTTGAGGAAGGAATGAAGATCTGAGAGTTGTCCAACTTcagggaaagatggagagaggaggtGAATTAATTTGTTCAAAACCACTGCAGACTCCTTTAAGATATTTCTTAAGGTAGCCTTatgatataaaatacttttttcccttttcatgctATCCCccatatgttttctttcatttactgtCAAATTTCTTAAGAGAATAACTTTTGCCAGCTTTCTCTGTTGGCTAAACTTGTCCCTTTGTAGCCTGGCTTCTGCTGTCactgaaatgattttctttaagtTTCCAGAGGAAACCAGAGTCATTTTTTAGGTCATATTCCCCTTGACTTCTATATAATTTGAAAACTGCCATCTTTGtaaatttaaatgttcttttggACTTTATCCTTTTCTCCCTTGTCAGAAATTCCTTTTTTCTCTGCCCCGCTGAAAGTTTTTCTTCTTGgctgtctccttttctgtcttcaggctttgttgttcagtttttccatctgtacatCACTCATGGAAACCTCTAGCCTGTCTTGAAAGTTCTAGTTGGCATCTCAAACTCAACTTGTCTAGTATGGAATTCATAATCTTCTCCCTGTGCTCAAACTCACTTCTTACCCTTGTTTCTTTTAATGGGACCATTATATGTTCCCCTAGATATCAAGGCATAAAATCTAGAAACTGTCTTCAATTCCTTCCTTTCTGACATTCCTCACATTCAGTCAATTGCCAAATTCTGAAGAGGCCATCATTCCAGTGTTTTCCTAGAAGCTGTTATTTCTTACTGTCCTGCCATCACTCTGATTCATATCCTTGTTATTAATACTTTTgcataaattattttgaatagtttTAAACTGATCTTTCTGCTGTAATCCATAAACCTCAACTACATTAATCTTACACAGTTGAGTTCCTATCTGTTCTTTGATGCTCCCAAACCCTCTGCTTACTGAATCAGATTAAAATACTTCAATCTACTTAAAGCCTTCACAAAGTGACCTCAACTAAACTTTCCAGTCTTATTTCCCACTATTTCCTCAGAAATGTACCCTACTCCTCAGCCAAACCTGAGTACACTGTGTTCCCCTAATATATCTTTCTCTGCATTTGCTTATACTTTTCTCTCTACCTGGAATGCCTGACTTTCCTCcccatctctactttttaaaatcctaCCCGCTCTTCAGTAGATGGCCAAATAACTTTTCCTCTATGAAACCTTTCCTGATTCCCAAATCCCCTTATCTCTCACTTTATAGCCAAATAGAATTCCATTCTCTTTGAATACTCCATTccacattttttttatatttctcatatGGAACTTACATGTAAAGTGTCTTTTTTCTCCTATGGAATGAATTCCTAGAGAGCAGGATCTgtatccttttaaatatttttattcttcatagcATCTAGAAGAGTACATTTCATAGagaaaatatgttattaaatagAAATTGAATTGATAGATTGGGATATGTTTGTGCAATAGAATATGCCACTAATTCAGAACCTAGTATTGTTTCTTATCAACAATAAGAAACCTAATCTCCGTTTCTTCTGCTACACTTGAACATAACCAGTCCCTCTTCCTCAAAGCCTATGGCCCAGTTACGTATAGAGCAAGGGTGGTGAGGCGGTGAGAGGTGATGGTTTGTTTTCCTATGAGGGAAAGTTGGACTGTACTGAGTTTATAAATATGAGGGAGCTGGGACATTTTGTGCTTAACCCAACTTCCGCTTTTCTGAGAAGTTCTTTCTTACACAATTCTGTAATCCAGTTGGCTCAGCCGTGCCACCCAGTGGATAAATTAAAGTACTATCGAGAtcctctgcttcactgactatgctaaagtctactgtgtgtggatcacaacaaactgtagaattcttaaagagatgggaatatcagatcagcttacctgcctcctgagaaacctgtatgcaggtcaagaagcaacagttagaaccagacatggaacaacggactggttccaaattgggaaaggagcacgtcaaggctgtatattgtcaccctggttatttaatcttatatgcagagtacatcatgagaaatgccgggctggatgaagcacaagccagaatcaagattgctgggagaaacatcaacaacctcagatatgcaaatgataccaccctatgacagaaagcgaagagaaactaaagagcctcttgatgaaggcgaaagaggtgagtgaaaaagctgtcttaaaattcaacattcagaaaactaggatcatggtatctggtcccatcacttcatggcaaatagatggggaaacagtggaaacagtgacagacttgacttttttgggctccagaatcactgcagatggtgactgcagccatgaaattaaaagactcttgctccttggaagaaaagctatgacaaacctaggtagtATAGAAttgaaatgatgcttttgaactgtggtgctggagaagactcttgagagtcccctggactgcaaggagatcaaaccagtcaatcctaaaggaaatcaatcctgaatattcattggaaggactcattctgaagctccaatactttggccacctgatgcaaagagctgacttactagaaaagaccctgatgctgagaaaaattgaaggcaggaggagaaggggacgacagaggacgagatggttgggtggcatcaccgactcaatgacatgagtttgagcaagctctgggaggtggtgaaagacagggaagcctggcttgctgtagtccatggggtctcaaaaagttggacaccactgagagattgaacaacaacaacaaaatcaagatCCTTAGGCCACACAGAAGCATTTCTGAGACCAGAAACTTGACCAGACGGCtcccctgagtgaggaagatgaTTTTTTGATCTCAAGAAGAAGGAGATATTTTTGCAGAAAGGAATATTGCAATATAGAGAGCTCAAGAGGCTTGCTTAATTCACAGAACTAGGAAGAAATTCGTCTAATTTATGGTTTGAAAATTTTGCCACTAGCACATCTCTGATCCTTAAAAAAAGTCACCTCCTTTGTAAAGATTTCTCTGATTTCTACAAGCAGATTTGTCACTTTCTTTGTATTCTCAATAGCATATTGGACATATTTCTCTATATTATAAATGTTAATCATATATCTGTTTATTTGTTCCTCCCCACTAAACTGAGTTCCCCAAAGATAGGAGCCATATTTTCTTATGGTCTGGCATAGTTTAGGTGttacaaaaattctaaataaggGTCAAAGTCAATCCATAGGATTATTTTAGCCTGATCAGCTAATGTGTCGCACATTTAGCACATCCCATTGCCCATTCTTCTGGTTTTGGTTTCTTCTCCAGCACTGATGGTATTCTCCCTGTAGGCTTGGTCGTGGTAGATGCAGGGCAGTGACCTccataaagagaaaattaaaccaTGGCAGAACATTTTCTGTTTCAGGTGCTACAGTTTTCAGCAAAGGACTTTTTGATTCTTTGCTGGAGTGAGGTGGGGTTGGAAGGCAGGATGAAagactgattaattttttaaaaaatccagctTAACTAGTTCCTCATAGGTAGAAGTGGAAGAAGAATGCTGTATCAAAGACCGATTACACAGTTTTTattgggcctttgttgctgtgcaagggctttctctagttgtggaaagcCGGGACCACTCTTCattgcaatgcacaggcttctcattgccttggcttctcttgttttagaGCACGGCCTCTAGGCATGTAGGCTTCAGTTCTGGCCTGTGGGCTCTACAGTACAgacccacaggcttagttgctccgaggcatgtggaatcttcccggactagggatggaacctgtgtcccctgcattggcaggtgtattcttacctgctataccaccagggaagtccacaaaaCCCTTGATATTCAAAAGATTGGTTCTTTGAACCAGTAGCAAAGAATGATTCCACAGTAACCCTGCAGTAGAGGCAGAATCCAATtatatttcttgatttctctttcactttctcaaagCTGACCCTCCAATCACACAGAAATTATATCTCAGGAAACACATGTGACTTATTTCTTCCTAATAACTATTAGGAGGATGATGAATAATTTGGTTTGGGAGTAGGCAGGAAAACTGAGGAAGGCCTATTATTTTCTAAtgttctgccttccttcctttccttagTGCTGCTGCAGTTTCTTGGCACTGATTTGGAGAACCTGCAATTACTGGACCATGGAAATTATCTCTACTTCCTCGAGAAGAAATGTGGGAAGGAACTTGCCATGAAGTATACAAGGTGGGGTAAAGTGGGTAGGAAGGGGGTTGGGTGGGCTTGAAAAATGATGGAGATGTCCACAAGTATAAGAAGTTAAGGGGAAATACTCAGGACTGGCCAAGGTAGAAATGCagtctctttttttatttatttatttttttcagctcagAAGTGTCTTTAATGACCCCAGCGAGCAATCAGCAGAGGTTTCCTGAGAGGTTCAGGAGGGGGTCCAGGGACCTTGGGCCTGGAAGGGAAGGGCCATCCTCTCTCCGCGTGACCTTTGGGAGCTGCTGGGTGGAGGCTGTGGGAAGGGGGTCCCAAGCACAGGGCCTCTGGGTGCTGCACATCTCATAGCCGAGGCGGCCTGGGGCACTGATGAAGGTGCACGAAGGGCAGGGCCAGCCGGGCTGAAGGGGGCTGGGCAGGCTAGAGTTGGCTGGttgaggggttgggggcagccCCAATGACTGCGAGAACAGGCGGCCTAGTTCCCCATCCACCTTCTGGGGGCGTTGAGGACTGTGTCCTGGGGCTTCTTGGGGAGCTGAGAGCAGGTAGAGGAAAGCAGGGTCTCCGTCCCGCCGGATCCCATAGAAAACGAGGCTGTGTTCAGGGACAGACAGGCACCTCCCGATGACCCAGCGCCGCACGGCCGGTGGGAAGCCGAGCTCTGAGAACACCTGCTCCTGGAGGGCCCTGATGGTCAGTGGGGGTGAACCTGCAGTGAGACATGGGCAGAGGACGCAGCGTCTTCAACTGTGACCTGGAGCCTGATGGGGCCAGGAGGAAAGCCGGCCTCCTGGGGCTGGACCCTGAGGGCCACGCGATGCTGTGCCAGGATGGCTGCTGCTTGGGCTGCTCGCTTCTCATCCCCACCCTCTACAGCCCGGGTCAGGCGCCCTGCCAGCTCTCCTTTCTCCAGCAGGTCTCCAGGGCTCCAAGGACGATCCACCTTGGGTTGGGGGGCCTTGGGTGTGGGCACTTCAAGGGGACTGGGTGGGGAGACAGGGTGCGATTCTGGGGGTAGGGCTGGGGGCAAGATGTCACTGCCATTCTGTCCTACCGTGGTAGCATCTCGGACTAGGGCTGCCCTCCGCTGAGCCTCCTGAGGGTTGGCGAGGGGCAGGCTGAGATTCCCAGGCCCTCCCCGGTGGAGGCTGCAGCTCATGCTGGCGGGGGCCTCGGACTGTGTAGGAGACAGACTCCAAGGGCCACTCCAAACCACCGCCCTGGGGCCCACGCCCAGCATCTCCAGCCGGAAGTGCCCTGGTCGCTCGGGGTCCGCACTCAGCTGCAGCCTTCGCAGCTGGGCCTCCACGTCCAGGCCGGCGCCCAGCGGCCTCACCACGGCATGCACGGCCAGCAGCACCGTGGCCGAGCCGGGGTTGCCACCCGCTGGCGGCCgcagtctcttttttaaaatcaaaataatgtaatataacTTAGTCAAAAATCCCATAATTTTAATTCTTACATAAAAAAACAGCAGTTCTCAGTTCACTCtaattatttctctttcaattatttcaactttttaatcTGGTATTTACTTCGTATTTCTTTTTCGTGAATGaattaattgatatttttttggctgtgctggatcttcgttgctgcagggctttccctagttgcgcTGCGCGGACTTcttgttgcagtggcttctctgttgAGCACAGGCTTTAGGTTCTCGGGCTTCGGTAttcgtggtgcacaggcttagctgttccttggcatgtgggatcttcccagaccagaggccgaaccagtgtcccctgcattgcaaggcagattcttaaccactggaccaccagggaagcctctcatatttctaaattatatatttctcttttatttcttaatttataagTATttggcatgaatttgagcaaactctgggagatagtgaaggacagggaagcctggcgtgctgcagtccatggggtcagtcgctccatcatgtccaactctttgcgacccttggtctgtagcccccaggctcctctgtccataggattctccagtcaagaatactggagtgcataaccattcccttctccagggtatcttacccacccagggagagaacccggatctcctgcgttgcatgcagattctttaccatctgagtcaccagagcaGCCCAATATTAGACATATCATACTCTCTTTTTGCTACagtatttgaaattttatgtgtCTTATACTCCCTATCCCTACCTTCCCATTCCTCCTACCTCATCCTCCTGATAGAGTTATATCACAATTTTGGCCAAGTCAGTAGTCAATATTAacattattatcactattattgttgtttagccgctgtgtccaattctttgtgaccccacagactgcagcacgccaggcttccctatccttcactgtctcccagagtttgcttaaattcatgtccattgagtcagtgatgttatctaactagcccatcctctgccgccctcttctccttttgccttcaacctttcccagcatcaagatcttttccagtgagttggctgtttgcatcaggtggctgaagtattagagcttcaccatcagtccttgcaataaatattcagggtggatttccttaaggattgactggcttggtctccttgcagtccaagggactcccaagagtcttctccagcaccacaatccaaTTATGACTATATTAATTCTAAATTATCACTATAAAGAACATCAATTGTGGAGTCAAGTAGTATATTTTGATTGTTTCATGTCTTGAACAACCCTTTGTTATGAAGCCATAATTATTTAAGcaatttatttagtttattatGCACCTAcctttagtttatttcttttttaaatttatttttaattggagggtaattgctttatagtgttgtgttagtttctgctgtacgtcagtcagccataagtatatacatatgtccactccctcttgaacctgcctCCTTTAAGTTTATTTCTGAAATGCCAATTCAGAAATgtcaattattaatattttctctcagaTAGTCAACATATTAGACAATCTAAGaaattagttttctttctcttgaagtGGGGCGCCAGCCCCACTGGGTAATTCTTTTTAGTCATCAGCGCCATCTGCTGACTGTTAGCGAAGTGGAAAGACAAAAATGAAGCACTGGCTTGTTTTTAAACCAGAAAATGTCCTTTCCATGATCTCTGACCTTGAGAATCTGGAGGAAGGAATATGGTCCTTGTGATAGAAGAGAgagtataaaatgtttaaatattctctttccttttttttatgtgaactatttttaaagtattggatttgttacaatattgcttctgttttatgttttgttgttacagtattgcttctgttttatgttttagtgttTTGGCCTCCagggatgtgggatctttgttcccagattagggatcaaacccacaccccctgcactggaaggcgaagtcgttatcactggaccagcagggaaatcccTAAATGCTCTCTTTGCCttgtcatcctcttctttcctgttttcctagaagaaggaaattctgttaTAATCTTCCTTTTTATACAGTGGTCTTTCTAAGCCTTTGACTTACCCAccaaaggaagagggaaaggccAGCTAcctatttattttacttacacaTTTATTAGATGTACTGATGTTTGATAAACTGCACATATTTGAAGTGTAtagtttcatgattttttaaatcattgccACAATCAGGATAATGAACATTCTActccagtttcctcatgtgtCTTTGTAAACCatccctctgtccctccccagaCCATCcacaggcaaccactgatcttttttctGTCAGTATATATTAGTTTacactttttataattttatacaaaTGGGAACATACAGTATgtactctttttttgttgttgtttggcttctttcctttacattcttattttgagattcatcatATTATTGTTTGTATCAgtagtttatttcactttattgCTGAGTGGTATTGTAGGCAAGTCTTTATCCTTGGAGAAACACTTAGAGGTGGACTGTTTAGAGTGTATGGTAAGTATATGCTTAACTTGTGAAGAAACTGCCAAAAATTTTACAAAGTAgtactaatttatattcccaccaatagcaTGTCAGAGCTTCACAATTTGCCAACACTTGAtatggtcagtctttttaatttgaaccattccagtggttatgtagtgttttctccttgtttttcaaatttgatttgcatttccatgatgagtaataatgttgagcatcttttcatgtgcttattttgaactattcatttttaaatactccATTGATAATAGGGTTAACCCTGAGTTTGGGCAAATGAAGCAAATGACAGCTGCCATGAAAGAATCTCACTCCCCGATTGGCTATGAAATTCTTCTTAACTTACTTGAAATTCCCACACTTGAGGGATGAAGTTATGTACTCTTTTGAGTTAACCAATATAAagagcagtttctcaaaaagatGTTATGAGTTAAAATGCCTAAGTTATCTGTAAGTGAGGACAGCAATGGATATGTTTCCTCTAATTGTCTTCCATTAGAACAGATTGTTTTCTGGATTAGCTAAGTGTCTTAGTCACAttcgactctatgcgaccccatggactgtagcccgccaggctcctctgtccatggaattctctaggcaagaatactggagtgggttgccatttcctcctccaggggatcttcctgacccagggattgaacccataccttacaggcagattctttaccatctgagccatcagggaagcaggTCATCTTTAAAAGTAAAGAGACTGTTCTCTGGGGGAATGGCAGAGTGGCTGTGGTCCTTAGAGAAGATAGTTAGGGATAGAAGGTAAAGAATTgcaaaagaaatctgaaatagCAGACCAACAAGCACTGgctggtgtgtatgtgtgccctGGGGAGTTAGGTTAGATGGGTGAGactgagagaagagggaggacTGAAGCACTGTTACCTTAGAACATCCTGGACTAGAACAGCTtctatttgcttttcttctgcaAACTAGATTCCTTCTATCTGGGGCTTCCCCCTGCTTTCCAGCTCTCCCTTTTGGGTTTCATatgacagaagaagaaaatagtttTTGTGATGGCAGCCACTGCCTGCAGCTCCCTTTCCCTGCCTAGTCCACAACTAAAATCTTCAGTAGCTGTTTTCTTGACAGGACAGTATAGTGTCAAGATTAAATTAAGTCTCCGAAGCCAGATTTCCTGGATTGAGTTTCTAGCTCTACCATTTGTAGGCTGCGTTACTGTGGAAAAGTTGCTTAGTCTTCCTGTACCTCATTTTCCTTATATAACAATAGAGATAAGAAAATTACCTTCCTTAGAGACTTGTGAGTATTagataaattaattatttattttattttttttaattaataattttaaattgtttagaaAATGGACTGGCAGGTTTTAAGCTCTCAATAAGTGTTAGCTGTTAATTGAATTTTAAACTCCTTGGCCCCACTTTCAAGGCACTTCATAATCTCGCTTCTATCCATTTATCCCTTACTTCTCATCTACTTCATTTGAATTTTGCTGGTTTCTTCACTGAATCATGAATCTGTGAATGTCTAGATGGTTTCCCCTGCCTGGAAGATCCTTAATTCAAAACCAATCTTACCCAGTCTTCAAAGATCACTTCAGATCCTATCTCCTCCATTAcctcttattatttattatttgagtTCTTCTCAATCATCTTCCCATTTGAATTCATAGTATCATGGAATTTAGTGAATAATTACACACTCATCACTCCATGTAAGTCAGTTTGTCTCCCTAATAGCCTGTAAACTTCCTGAAGGCAGAATATCTCATGCTTTTGAGCCCTCTTTCGGTGAAGTGAACACATTGACTTTATGCCATCTTAAGCGTCTGTAAAGAGATTCAACATAGACAGCAATGTGAAGACTCCATAGCTTTAATATCAGATTAGTTAGGGGTGGGGATGATAGCTTCTTTCCTACCTGTGTCATTCTCCAAAGACAAGAGATTCCTTTCACCAAAAATCCAAGCAACTCCCACTTCATTTATGAACCAAGAAAGCAGAATACATCTTTCCCACATCATACTTATCAAATAGATTCTTTTCCTCatcatttcctcctctttctacCTTCCAAGAGAAAATATAATTCGATTTTGAGTTTCTGATGGGTAATGATCATGTCTTCCTCTTTCAGTTCTTCTCTATTAAAAGTCTCAACCCTTAAGTTTTCTACTGATCCTCAGGACCCCATAACCTCTATGCTTGCAGGGGTGGTCTCAGGAGGAGATGGACTGGAACAATTTGCTTACTATAAAAGAGACTGGGAAAATTAGTGAAGAGCCCCTACTGAGGTCTGGAATGCAGAAACCTTGCCCAGAATCCTTATTCTGTGATCATTTCAACCCTAGACTGAAGTCCTCTCTCACTCTGGAAAAATGTTAttgtttcatgtgtttcttaCCCTCATCGTTTCCCTTCAGTGATTCTTATGTTCTCCCTTGCCAATCTCTATCTGCAAATCACTTCTAGACCCACCATGGTTACTGAATGCTGGCCTGGTTACTGAATGCAAAGCCACAGAACAAAGAGCCCAGAAAGAAGTGGAGCTAGGAGGGTTGCTGAGGAAAGAGGAACCCCAGCATCTGAGGGGAAGAGGTGTAGTTTTTCCAAGTCTGGCAGGAAGGCTCGGGCGTCCTCCAGAGCTGCCTGAGCTGCCACAGTAAAGTTAGGGTCACCGGAGATGACAACATCAAACACACAGGAATGAAAGTAAGCGTCTTCAACCGGCAGCCCTTCCTTGCACAGCTGCCTGGCAGCATCCATGGTTATAGTTCCCCGACGACTGCGCACTGAACGGGAGAGCCGCTGACTCGGAGGGCATCCCCCAACGCAGAGCTGCAGATCCTGGTCAGCTGAGAAGGCCCTGGCCACGTCCTCGGCCactctgatggagaaggagagCTGCCCAGCTGTCTGCCGAATGATGATAGTTGTGCCAATGTAGGCGGCTCGGATCTCCACATGGCTCCCAGGGTTAGCCGTTCGAATGGACAAACTTGAGCCCCCAGGTCGATCACCTCCATTGATAGAACCATCTTCAAAGGCTGCGGGAAGGTTGTCTACCTCAGCCTGGTAGACCTTCTGATCAATGCATTCCTGCATGTTCTTAAATATAATGGTGAGCTGTAAGGGCAAGAGGGAAAACACAGTTTATCTGGGGCTCAGTGCAACCCTCCCCGCTTCCATCAACCAGGCCTCATTATTGTACATAGTCAGGGATCTGATCCCAGCAGAGATGCAAGGCTTATCATGGGCCTCACTCCTCGATCCTGTCTTTATGTTCCGATACTGTTTCATCCCTGCTCCATCCCTTTCCTTCCTGTTTGGGCTCAACCTCAGCTCCTGCCATAGGAGAAGGAAAAGTTTCCTTTCTGTAACTCCTCAACCCAGGGCTTCTCAACTTTCCTCTCCTCGGAGGGAAAGGGATTTACAGGAGCAAGTGTTCGGTAAGAGGGAGTGCTTCAAGATGTGGGAGTGGTTGAGGAGGAAAGGGAATAGAGCCGCGCTGCTGAAAACTGGTGGGGTTGGCATGGGAGTGGAACCCTGGGGTGACCATGGAGGAGCAGTTGAGTCCCTGACCTTCCGTGTGGTGGTGGCGTTGGCCCCCGATGCCACGGGGGAGCTGGTGGCCTGGACAAAGAGGAAGTCGTTATCC is part of the Odocoileus virginianus isolate 20LAN1187 ecotype Illinois chromosome 5, Ovbor_1.2, whole genome shotgun sequence genome and encodes:
- the HJV gene encoding hemojuvelin, whose protein sequence is MGDPGESPSPWSPHGSPPTLSILTLLLLLCGHAYSQCKILRCNAEYVSSTLSLRGGGSPGALRGGGRGGGVGSSGLCRALRSYALCTRRTARTCRGDLAFHSAVHGIEDLMIQHNCSRQGPTAPPPPRGPVFPGAGPIRASGSPAPDPCDYEGRFSRLHRQPPGFLHCASFGDPHVRTFHHHFHTCRVQGAWPLLDNDFLFVQATSSPVASGANATTTRKLTIIFKNMQECIDQKVYQAEVDNLPAAFEDGSINGGDRPGGSSLSIRTANPGSHVEIRAAYIGTTIIIRQTAGQLSFSIRVAEDVARAFSADQDLQLCVGGCPPSQRLSRSVRSRRGTITMDAARQLCKEGLPVEDAYFHSCVFDVVISGDPNFTVAAQAALEDARAFLPDLEKLHLFPSDAGVPLSSATLLAPLLSGLFVLWLCIQ